From Alkalispirochaeta americana, the proteins below share one genomic window:
- a CDS encoding DUF6760 family protein, producing the protein MQCDVPGGVCCTGGSVGRLPEELQREVAYIAYHLHWSRREILEMTHRERSMWVSRVNEINAEILERTRRLRREFLEQSSPDYS; encoded by the coding sequence ATGCAATGCGACGTTCCAGGGGGAGTTTGCTGTACTGGGGGAAGCGTAGGCCGCCTTCCGGAGGAACTGCAGCGGGAGGTGGCCTATATTGCGTACCATTTACATTGGTCCCGACGTGAAATTCTGGAGATGACCCATCGGGAGCGCTCCATGTGGGTTTCCCGGGTGAACGAGATCAATGCGGAGATTCTGGAGAGGACCCGGAGGCTACGACGCGAATTCCTGGAGCAATCCAGTCCTGATTACAGCTAA